A single Agrococcus sp. ARC_14 DNA region contains:
- the prfA gene encoding peptide chain release factor 1, with amino-acid sequence MFESVSGLLAEHADLEQQLADPALHADAVRARRVNRRYAELNRIKAAHERWQTAGEDLEAARELAREDDAFAEEVPGLEQTAHEAEEKLRRLLIPRDPDDGRDVIMEVKGGEGGEESALFAADLVRMYSHYAASRGWKVEMLESTPSDMGGFKDVQIALKSSSNDPSEGVWASLKYEGGVHRVQRVPATESQGRIHTSTTGVLVFPEVDAPDEIQIDQNDLKIDVYRSSGPGGQSVNTTDSAVRITHVPTGITVSMQNEKSQLQNREAGMRVLRARLLARQQEEIEAAASDARRSQIRGMDRSERIRTYNFPENRIADHRTGFKAYNLDSVMDGALQPVIDSCIVADETARLEALAGDEG; translated from the coding sequence ATGTTCGAGTCGGTCTCCGGGCTTCTCGCCGAGCACGCCGACCTCGAGCAGCAGCTCGCCGACCCGGCGCTTCACGCCGACGCGGTGCGTGCTCGCCGGGTGAACCGGCGCTACGCCGAGCTCAACCGCATCAAGGCAGCGCACGAGCGCTGGCAGACTGCGGGCGAGGATCTCGAGGCCGCGCGCGAGCTCGCCCGCGAGGATGACGCGTTCGCCGAGGAGGTTCCCGGTCTCGAGCAGACCGCGCACGAGGCCGAGGAGAAGCTGCGCAGGCTGCTGATCCCGCGCGACCCGGATGACGGCCGTGACGTGATCATGGAGGTCAAGGGCGGCGAGGGCGGCGAGGAGTCGGCGCTGTTCGCCGCAGACCTCGTGCGCATGTACTCGCACTACGCCGCCAGCCGTGGCTGGAAGGTGGAGATGCTCGAGTCGACACCATCGGACATGGGCGGGTTCAAGGATGTGCAGATCGCGCTCAAGTCGTCGTCGAACGACCCCTCGGAGGGCGTCTGGGCCTCGCTGAAGTACGAGGGCGGCGTGCACCGCGTCCAGCGTGTGCCGGCCACCGAGTCGCAGGGGCGCATCCACACCTCCACCACCGGCGTGCTGGTCTTCCCCGAGGTCGACGCGCCGGATGAGATCCAGATCGACCAGAACGATCTGAAGATCGACGTGTACCGCTCGTCCGGCCCCGGCGGCCAGAGCGTCAACACGACCGACTCGGCGGTGCGCATCACGCACGTGCCGACCGGCATCACGGTCTCGATGCAGAACGAGAAGAGCCAGCTGCAGAACCGCGAGGCCGGCATGCGTGTGCTGCGCGCGCGGCTGCTCGCGCGCCAGCAGGAGGAGATCGAGGCGGCGGCATCCGATGCCCGCCGCTCGCAGATCCGCGGCATGGACCGCTCGGAGCGCATCCGCACCTACAACTTCCCCGAGAACCGCATCGCCGATCACCGCACCGGGTTCAAGGCCTACAACCTCGACAGCGTGATGGACGGCGCGCTGCAGCCCGTGATCGACTCCTGCATCGTGGCGGATGAGACGGCTCGGCTCGAGGCGCTCGCGGGCGACGAGGGCTGA
- the rho gene encoding transcription termination factor Rho, whose amino-acid sequence MTRETINSTPAADAADPTTTAAEQSAAPADAQPAPQTEAPDASAPAAPKRRSRRATTSSVAEKAEAAAEAPADAPAAASAEAAPADGAAEAPAEKPAAKRRTGTRRTAAEKRADEAAADSTEASADAPVAEAAPAQPEQTEGEQAQAEPTAKRPARRTSRSRKAADEAAAADSTSTEQADATDATRADAEQASAEQDSTEQASAAQASTEQASTAEAQDMTDASTEDAGTSAPQRGRGRASAPKATQSDQSGDDSADDSQDDQSQDDQQQGSSRRRRSRGKGNQNGDQQGGQQRGQQGGQQQDDDSDDEGGSRRGRGRGRNQGGSQGNQQQEQQSDQDGGSRRNRGRDRTRTRGAESETEIHEDDVLLPVAGILDVLDNYAFVRTSGYLPGSNDVYVSLAQVKKHGLRKGDAVVGAIKQPRESDQQSNRQKYNALVRVDSVNGQSAEDSLNRVEFSKLTPLYPQERLRLETTSNKLSTRVIDLVAPIGKGQRGLIVSPPKAGKTLVMQAIANAIAENNPEVHLMIVLVDERPEEVTDFQRTVKGEVIASTFDRPAEDHTIVAELAIERAKRLVELGHDVVVLLDGITRLGRAYNLSAPPSGRILSGGVDSSALYPPKKFFGAARNIEHGGSLTILATALVETGSKMDEVIFEEFKGTGNMELRLSRHMADKRIFPAVDVNASGTRREEMLMGVEETKVMWKLRRALAGLETQQALELVLKQLKETQSNVEFLMKVSKSMPGQHDKD is encoded by the coding sequence ATGACTCGCGAGACGATCAACAGCACCCCGGCAGCAGACGCTGCCGACCCCACGACCACTGCCGCCGAGCAGTCCGCGGCCCCGGCCGACGCGCAGCCGGCCCCCCAGACCGAGGCGCCGGACGCCTCGGCCCCCGCAGCGCCGAAGCGCCGCTCGCGCCGCGCGACGACGTCGTCGGTGGCCGAGAAGGCCGAAGCGGCAGCCGAGGCACCCGCCGACGCGCCCGCCGCAGCTTCGGCCGAGGCTGCGCCCGCTGACGGCGCCGCAGAGGCACCGGCCGAGAAGCCCGCGGCGAAGCGCCGCACGGGCACTCGCCGCACCGCCGCCGAGAAGCGTGCCGACGAGGCCGCCGCCGACAGCACCGAGGCTTCCGCCGACGCGCCCGTCGCCGAGGCCGCGCCGGCGCAGCCCGAGCAGACGGAGGGCGAGCAGGCGCAGGCCGAGCCCACCGCCAAGCGCCCCGCACGCCGCACGAGCCGTTCGCGCAAGGCCGCCGACGAGGCTGCTGCCGCCGACAGCACGAGCACCGAGCAGGCCGACGCCACGGACGCCACGCGCGCAGACGCCGAGCAGGCCAGCGCCGAGCAGGACAGCACTGAGCAGGCCAGCGCCGCGCAGGCCAGCACCGAGCAGGCCAGCACCGCCGAGGCGCAGGACATGACGGATGCGTCCACGGAGGACGCCGGCACGTCGGCTCCGCAGCGCGGCCGCGGCCGCGCATCCGCACCCAAGGCCACGCAGAGCGACCAGTCTGGCGACGACAGCGCCGACGACAGCCAGGACGACCAGAGCCAGGACGACCAGCAGCAGGGCAGCTCGCGCCGCCGCCGCAGCCGCGGCAAGGGCAACCAGAACGGCGACCAGCAGGGCGGGCAGCAGCGCGGCCAGCAGGGCGGCCAGCAGCAGGATGACGACTCGGACGACGAGGGCGGCTCGCGCCGCGGCCGTGGCCGTGGCCGCAACCAGGGCGGCAGCCAGGGCAACCAGCAGCAGGAGCAGCAGTCCGACCAGGACGGCGGCTCGCGCCGCAACCGTGGCCGCGACCGCACCCGCACCCGCGGTGCCGAGAGCGAGACCGAGATCCACGAGGACGACGTGCTGCTGCCCGTGGCCGGCATCCTCGACGTGCTCGACAACTACGCCTTCGTGCGCACCTCCGGCTACCTCCCGGGCTCGAACGACGTGTACGTCTCGCTCGCCCAGGTCAAGAAGCACGGCCTGCGCAAGGGCGACGCGGTCGTCGGCGCCATCAAGCAGCCGCGCGAGAGCGACCAGCAGTCGAACCGTCAGAAGTACAACGCGCTCGTGCGCGTCGACTCCGTCAACGGGCAGTCGGCAGAGGACTCGCTGAACCGCGTCGAGTTCTCGAAGCTCACGCCGCTCTACCCGCAGGAGCGCCTGCGCCTCGAGACGACCTCCAACAAGCTCTCGACCCGCGTCATCGACCTGGTCGCGCCGATCGGCAAGGGCCAGCGAGGCCTCATCGTCTCGCCGCCCAAGGCCGGCAAGACGCTCGTGATGCAGGCCATCGCGAACGCGATCGCCGAGAACAACCCCGAGGTCCACCTCATGATCGTGCTCGTCGACGAGCGCCCCGAGGAGGTCACCGACTTCCAGCGCACCGTCAAGGGCGAGGTCATCGCGTCGACCTTCGACCGGCCCGCCGAGGATCACACGATCGTCGCCGAGCTCGCGATCGAGCGCGCTAAGCGCCTGGTCGAGCTCGGTCACGACGTGGTCGTGCTGCTCGACGGCATCACGCGCCTGGGTCGTGCCTACAACCTCTCCGCCCCGCCCTCTGGTCGCATCCTCTCGGGTGGCGTCGACTCGAGCGCGCTCTACCCGCCGAAGAAGTTCTTCGGTGCGGCGCGCAACATCGAGCACGGCGGCTCGCTCACCATCCTCGCCACCGCGCTCGTCGAGACGGGCTCGAAGATGGATGAGGTGATCTTCGAGGAGTTCAAGGGCACCGGCAACATGGAGCTGCGCCTCTCGCGCCACATGGCCGACAAGCGCATCTTCCCCGCCGTCGACGTCAACGCATCCGGCACGCGTCGTGAGGAGATGCTCATGGGCGTCGAGGAGACGAAGGTCATGTGGAAGCTCCGCAGGGCCCTCGCCGGACTCGAGACCCAGCAGGCGCTCGAGCTCGTGCTCAAGCAGCTCAAGGAGACGCAGTCGAACGTCGAGTTCCTGATGAAGGTCTCGAAGTCGATGCCCGGCCAGCACGACAAGGACTGA